A segment of the Leptolyngbya sp. NIES-3755 genome:
GTAATTAAACTGCCTAACCAAATCGTCAGATAGCTTCCCACAAGCGACCCTAAATCAAAGGCAGGATCGCCCCAGTCGGCTCTTTCCCAATCAATCAATCGAATCACACCTGGATCTGCTGTTTCAGCTTGACAATCGGTTTTAATCCAATCGGTTGAGATCAGAAAATTATTGAGTTTGACATCGTGATGGCTGAGACAAATCGGTTGGATAGAATCAGATAATTCCGCGATCGCTTGTCCAAGACTGTCATATCGCTGATAAAGGGCAAAAAACTTCAATCCATCCGATGGAACCAACCCAAAAATCTCAGGTTCAATTCGTCCAATTCCCTCGGCTAAATGACTTGCAACTCCAGCAAGTTTATGCTCAGTAAAATAATTTCGGTAGTTCTGTTGATTAAACGTAAGCTGATGGAGTGTTGCTAAAATTTTTCCGATTTTCTGAGCAACCTCGATCGGAAAGCGATTCTCTCGATAGTAAAAATCAGCTAAATCTCGATAATGCTCTAAGTATCGAAAGACAATAATTGAATTTTCAATATCAAAATATACTCCCTCAGAGATGCAGCCTTTCAGCGGATCTAGCTGAAGAAATTGACGCACCAACTCCTGAATTGCCCACTCTCGCTGAAACTCCCCGATCGTCTCACCATCACGATCGTGCGGTTCTTGTTTTACCAAAAGTTTTCTATCTGACAACTGCACCAAGAGATTGAAGTTTTTCGCCTGTTTAAGTTCTACTTTTGCTTGATCTTTTTCGTCTTCGCGGCAAAGATCGCGTTGAGTCAAATACTCTAAAACATTCTGGAAACTTAGCAGAAATGCCATGATAAAAACTCCTTTAACTGAAGCGATCGAACAATTCTTGCTTGGAGTTAAACGCGGTTTGATTAGAACTTTTTGTCTTCTAAAACCTTCAGCGAATCAAATCAGAAAGTCAAGGCTTCTGCTTTAGCTTTTCGGTCACAACTCAGATAAATATGTCCTAAAAATTTCTGACAGCAAAAAGGAAGTGGGTCACTCGACCCACATAACCGGTAGATGAACCCTGCTGCTCCGAGCAAAGCCAAAACGCTAATGCAATTTCCACCAAACAGATAATTGAGCAGCATGATTGTCGAACAGATTAAACCACTCACCAAACAAGCCCCTCAAAGCCTGTAACGCCTGAGTGTCTTCGGCTCGATAAGCGACCGCAATCTGTTCAGGAGGATTGATATAACCAAGGCTCACCGTCACTTGACTAATCACTAATCCACCATTGATCATTTTGAAATCATCGTCTCGGAGTTCATGTAAAAAGCTTTCGGAATCTTCAAATAAGTCTGACCCGATCGCAGAAAGTTGAGCAATTTGGATACTAGGCATGAGCACTTCTCCTGATCTATTGGATTTTTACACTGGGAACACGCCTCCATTGGTCATCAAAAGAGAGTTGAATCATTCACAGCGAATTAATGAGCGATCGACAAAATTGAAGCTGTTTGAAAACCGATCGCAACAGAGACCGTTACGTTAGTTTGAACAACCCCGGAGTAGTATTGAAGACTGAGAACCGGATGAACCACGATCGACAAACCGACAACATCAGCAAGACCACCCGCCACATCTTGTAAGTCTGATGGGGCTAGATCCTGTAGAAAACTCTCAGCATCCTGAAAGAGTTCAGAGCCTGCCGGAGATAAAGCAGAAATTTTAATCTGAGACATAGCCGTGCGACCAGAAATTTTGCAGAAAGGAAAGTTCCAGCACAAACATGCCGAAACAATCAGTCAGTATTAGAGTCCAACAGCAAATCCTAAAATCTAGGCAGAGACCTCACGACACTCACGACCGAGAGACTCTGAAGACTAATTCCCATTGAAACCGTCACTTGACTATTCACCCCGATCGTTTGCGTCACCACACTGATAAAGACAACCTGAGCATCGCCACCCACAACTCTCGTATCTTCACTACTCAGTTCATTGAGGTAGCTTTCTGAGTCCTGGAACAACTCAGCACCCGCGGGCTGTAGATGATCAATTTTGATAGTAGGCACAGTTCAGACTCCTGATAACTTTTAGTTGAACTGGTCCTCGATCGACGTTAGAATACATCTATCGAGGACGCATGAACGTTGCTTCCCACGAACGAGAGGCGGTAGAAGTTAACAGCGAATGAAATCAGATTGATCTTGAATCATGGCACGTTGCTTTCCCGGTAATCATTGCCGTAATTCAGATCACCCATTTCAAACTGCTTGATTTATTTCTGCCGTCTTTTTAGAAGAAGACCGAATAAGGACTGTTATAGGTTTTCACCGTTACAACAGAGGCGGTCTTGATCGAGATACCGATACTCGCTGTAAATTGGCTCAGAACACTAATGTTCACATCGCCACCACCGCGAATGTCGAGATCTCGATCGTTCAACTCGTTCAGAAAGCTCTCAGAATCTTGAAACAGTTCAGATCCAACTGGGCGCAATTCAGAGATTTTGATACTAGCCATTTGATTCTCCTAGTAAGGTTAAAAGGCTGCTAGAGCTTAAAAGAAGAAGGTTTTGGGACTGTTGTAGGTCTTCACCGTGACCACACTCTGCGTGTAAATCGAAATACCGACACTCGCTGTATATTGGCTTAGAACACTAATGTTCACATCGCCACCACCGCGAATGTCGAGATCTCGATCGTTCAACTCGTTCAGAAAGCTTTCAGAGTCTTGGAACAATTCAGATCCAACTGGGCGCAATTCAGAAATTTTGATGCTAGCCATTTTGATTCTCCTGGTAAATTTACAAACTGTGGCACATTACTAGAATTTAGAAAAAGAAGGATTTGGGACTGTTGTAGGTCTTCACCGTGACTACGCTCTGAGTCAGGATCGAGATACCGTAACTGTAGCTGTACTGGCTCAGAACACTAATGTTCACATCGCCACCACCGCGAATGTCGAGATCTCGATCGTTCAACTCGTTCAGAAAGCTTTCAGAGTCTTGGAACAGTTCAGATCCGACCGGGCGCAATTCAGAGATTTTAATACTAGCCATCTTGACTCTCCTAAATAATGAGATTCAGTTCAGAGACAGAGTTTCGACTGGTTGTTTACTCCGTTTCTCTAATTCCTATTTTCAGTCAAATCCCTAGGAAATCAAGGACTTTCAGCAAGCTAGATTGCCGCAACTCAAGGAATTATGTCTTGCAATCCCGTAGCTCGATCGAGTGATTGTTAGGCAATCTCTTTCCAATTTTGTGTTTAACTCAGCTTACTGAATGAAGTTGGTAGTCCCGGACAAGTCTCTCAATCTGCTTTAGCTCAAGATTTGCTCTATTACTTCAGCAGAAGGGACATAAGTGTAGATTTTTTGTCCGTCCGTTTCAGCGATGTTGCAATTTACGAAAAGTCTCATTCAAATTCAGCTTGCTCGATCGATGTCCGAAAAAATTCAAAGTAGCGCTCTGTTCCAATCCACCAACCTGCCCCCATTTGTGAGGGAATCGTATATCCACCAAAGCTGCGTTCGGCTGTGTACTCTCCACCAAATGGAATCTCGGTGTATTGTTGATCCTCAGTTTGATTACCCCAGCGCAGAAAAGAACTCTGAAGCAATCGACCTTGATCATCAATCACAAAGGTTAAAGCGATCGATTGATTGTCTGCCTTAATCATGGCTTGAATCGTGTGGTCATCGATCGCGCTCCAACTCACACCCCGCGAAGGCAGCAATGCAGACGGAAGCCAAAAAGACTCCCCGATCCATCTTCCGATCGCAGAACGCATCACATCAGAATTTTGAGCATTCACCACTGGAATCAAGCCCCAAAGCGAGAACCGCATCCGTCCCGCTCCATGCGTATAGTAATCGGCTCCTTGCATTTGCATCATTCCCTGACCTGCTTTAGCTTTCCAAATGAATCCTTGCATCGAAAGTAATTCTTCTGCTTGCATCGGCATCCAGTCTTGATTTGGTGCGAGTCGAATCGTTCCACTCATCGTGAGATGAACTGAAGAGGAGAGAGCCGTTCCTGGTGCGATCGCATGAAGAAAATATCGCTGCACAGGTTCAGGTTGATCAGCAATCATCGTCTTGCTAAAGAACTCGATCGAGTCTGATTTGGAGTGAAGCGTTTTCCAAGTCTGTTCGAGGTCAGCATTACTTTGTGCTTGTGTAATCAAGAGAGCGATGATCACTAGCAACATCATTCCAGCGATCGCAAATAAGACTTTGATCAACATAGTTTCGACTCATTGCTTGCAAAAGTTTCGCGTCAAGCTTGTGAAATCACATTCATCATACTTGCACAACGACTGGGCACACTAAGTGAATGCAGCAAGCTCATCTCGAATTCTCTCCTTCTAAGCAAAGTATCCAAGGTCATTGCTTTTTTGCTCACCATGTTCTATCTAGTCTACTTACTTGCTCTTCTCATTGTTGTGTGGTCACTTCCTACAGTGATTCCCATCTATTTAGCATTCATTTATCTTGTACTAAGAACGATTGTTAGACTAGCGCTATGGATCGTTGATTTATTTCGTTTCCGGTTTCTCAGGTCCGATCGCTGGTGTTACATTCATTTTGATCCGGTCATTTCTCAAGCAAAAACAACCTTTAGTATCAATATTTTTACTTATCAAGCTATTGTTCTCATCACCCTTTTGATTTTATTGTTATACATTCTTATAGCTCGGCTTTGGTCAACACTTCACGATATTTACGCTGCGAAAGATCCTGGAACAGAGCCAGAACAACTTAGACAAATTGCAGAGATTGGAGCAAAACGATGCTGTCGAGCGATCGCACTCAATCCAAACACACCATCCGATCTCTTACTTCAATTGGGAAGAAGGTTTCCCAGAGAAGTCTTGAACAATCCAATCTTTAATTTGATGCTACTGGAAGACCCGAATTTAATTGAAACCATCCCAAAACCAACGTTAGCTCGTCTGCTTTTACAATCAAAGATTTCTGTGGGTTTCATCGAACGTTCTGCCGCACTTTCAGATTCAACTCCAGAGATAGCAACCGCGATCGCATTACATCCTAAAACTCCAGATGAGATTCTGCATCAGTTGTCAAATCACTCTGATCCACAAGTTCGCAAACGGGCTATCCGACATCTACGCGATCGATTGCGATAAGATTGCATTACCTTCCATCTCAGAGATTTTGCTGATTCAGGCAAGCTAACTATGACTCCTGCGGAACTCAAAACCTACCTCGATCGCTTAGTGCGTCAACATCTACAAATCAGCACCATGATCTGGGGAGCACCTGGAATCGGTAAATCGAGCATTGTGAGTCAAGTCACCAAAGAGCATCAAATCGAGTTCGTAGATGTCCGCCTGAGTCAACTTGCACCCACTGATTTACGTGGCTTACCTGTGGCAGAGGATGGAATCTCTAAATGGTATCCGCCTGAATTCTTGCCGCATACAGGGAAAGGCATTTTGTTCCTTGATGAGATCAACATGGCTCCCCCTGCAATGCAAGGAATGGCACAGCAATTGATTCTCGATCGACGAGTCGGTTCTTACATTGTTCCTGATGGCTGGTTTGTCTGGGCAGCAGGCAACCGCAAAGAAGATCGTGCAGCCGTGTTTGATATGCCTGCTCCACTCGCGAATCGATTCTTGCATCTACAAGTTGAACCTGATTTCGATAGCTTCAAAGCCTATGCTCTAGAAACTGGAGTGCATGAACAAATCATTGCTTTCTTGTCTTACCGTCCAGCACTATTGCATAAGATTGACCCACAACAACCTGCTTGGTGTTCTCCTCGATCATGGGTGATGGCGAGTGCATTACACCAAGCAAAACTGAGTATTGCACCTGCCATTGGAGTTGGAGCAGAAGCGGAATTTCTAGCATTTTTAGCGCTGTATCAGAACTTGCCAGACTTAGTTTTGATTTTGGCAGGAAATGGCGATCGTGTAAGTTTTCCAATAGAGCCATCTGCGAGATTTGCAACAGCGATCGGGCTTACGGTTCGAGCGATCGATGCCACTCAAGCTTACAATGCGTTCACTTGGATCAGTCGAGTTGCCACTGCGGAATGGGTACAGCTCTTCGCTGTAGATTTATTCCGAGTGATGCGAAGCCGGGGACAGATGGGAGCATTAGCAAAGTTAGTTCAGCGAGATCCACAGCTACAAAAATTCTTAAAAGACTTCCAACAATTGATCGGGCTATGAACCCTTTAGAATAAGAGTAAATCAGTTCTGGTGATGCTGCTATGGTTCAAGCTGATCCCAATCGCGCAACTTTACCATCAAGTGCCGAACTTCCCTGTTCAGATGATATTCCTGTGGATAACGAGAATCAGAATTTTATTCCTAATGTATTGCGGTTTCTACTGGAATTCATTTGGCGAGACCGAATGGACTGGTTTTATGCAGTCAACATGGGCGTTTATCATACGACAGGCGTGAACCCTAGAGTGCCGATCGTACCCGATGCGTTTCTTTGTCTTGGGGTGGAACGGCGCAAACAAAGTCTTCAGGGAAGAGGTCGATCGAGCTATGTGACCTGGGAAGAGAATTATATTCCGCCGATTCTGACACTCGAAGTGGTTTCTCAAACCTACGGGGGCGAGTACGATGACAAAATGCAGATTTATGCAGGGCTGGGGGTCTTGTACTATGTGATTTACAATCCTGAGTTTTGGCGGCGTGACCAGCATCAACCGTTTGAAGTCTATAAATTGATCAATGGCTCTTATCAGCTACAGATCGGTGAACCGTTGTGGATGCCAGAAGTCGGATTAGGACTTGGACGATTTCGATGTGAAACTGCACCTGTGAATCAAGAAGCATTGTCTTGGTTTGATGGCGCGAACACTCGTTATTTGTTAGCGGAGGAGCGTCTTACACAAGAACGACAACGAGCAGAACAAGAACGACAACGAGCAGAACAAGAACAAGAACGAGCAGAACAAGAACGACAACGAGCAGAACAAGAACGACAGACTAGACTAAATGCCGCATCGAGTCTCTTAAGTATGGGTCTCAGTGTTGAACAGGTGGCTGAAGCCTTGAGTTTATCGATCGACGAAGTGCAAAGTCGATCTCAGAGCTAAATCTCCGTTACGACTCACTCAATTTTCTCGATCGCAGAGCCGTTTTCGCTGTATCACGAACTTCTGCTTTGAGGTCACGACTCAATTTTCTGAGAACGAAAGTAGGAGTACTTGAATTTCGAGCAACTGCCGCACGAAAGTTCTGAAACTGTTGTTCACCCCAGTGTTGATAAAGATAATCGGGCTGATTTGAAGCGAATGCTTGCAATAGTGCGATCGAGGTATTACGATGTCGAGCAATCCAGAGCACAATCATCTCTGCTGCATGGAGCGCGGGAGCAGGCGACATTAATATCTGAAAGGTTTTCTCAGCAATTCGATCAATCACCAGTGTCGGTAATGTTTCTCGACGATCGAGCAAATCCCAATAGAGTTCTGTATCTTCTGCAAGCTTTAATAGGTGCTCTGGAGCTAAATCAGGATGAGCAAGGATGACGTATCGCACATAGTGATGTTGATGATTGACTAACTGATCGAGGATTGCACTTGGAATTCCGCGCTGTCCTCGCATCGCCTGAATAATTGCGATCGCAGTCTCCGAGACATTGGGGTGCTGTAAGACCGCTTGCGTTAACTCTGGATCACTCAAATAGGCAAGTTCTTCAAGAATAGATGCCACAGTGTCAGGATTTTGTACAAATCCACGCAGGATTCGATTGACCTTTTCAGTCGTTCCTGAGCCATCGTCGTACCGTTGATAAGATTCCTGAACAAATCTGACTAAGAGAGAGAGCGGCGCATTGGGATTTTGTGCGATCGCACAGCGAATGTCTGGGTCGTTTTCCTCGAATAATTGAATCAGTTTTGCTTCATCTGTCGTAGTACTCCGAGCTAAAGAGAGTCGTACAAACTGGCTTTCTGGATCTTCGAGCAACAGCAAAAAAAAGATTGGATTTTCAATGATTTCATTCGGAAATTCTTTGCCTAATCTCAGCAAGCTCTTGATCGGAGTACTTGGATTGAGGGCAACAGCTCTGCGGATTTTAGCGTGGGTATCGATCGCTAATTTTGCGAGAACTTCGGGCGGTGTGGTTTCTGCCTGTGCCAGTGTAAAACGCGCTTCAAACCCTGGATTTGTGAATTCAGACATGATCGCTGAAGAATGAGTAACAATAGCGTTAGATGCCCGTGTTTTTGACTATAGCCGATTCTGCTTGTGAATGATATTCAAAGTGTCATTAGTGCTTCGTTGTTGCGGTTGCGAATGAAGTCGCCGTTTTTCGCAACCTTGGCATTGTTCGCTCGATTTATTCCCGATCCGAACTGTCCCACTGCGGCAACTGATGGTAAAGATGTGTTTTTTAATGAAACATTTTTACGATCGCTTCCCACCGCTCAACAAGATGGCGTTTTCCTTCATGAAGTGCTCCATGCTGCATTGATGCACGTCTTACGTCGAGGAGTGCGTGATCCAGAACTATGGAACGTTGCAGCAGATATTGTTGTGAATGGCATGATCGCAGCACAGGGAGTGTTTGAATTGCCATCAGGAACTCTCCGAGATGCAAAGCTAGAAATGTTAAACGTGGAAGAGATTTATGAACTCTTGCTCAAAGAAGTAGAACGTCGTCGCTGTTCGATGCCAGATTTGCGTGAGGGGAGCGGGAACTGTGATAGTTTGTCGCAAGCTCAGAAAGCAGCATTGGAAAATCATTGGCGGAATGCACTTCAGCAGGCAACCGTGATGGCTCGATCGACAAAACAAGGAACGCTGCCAGCAGGAATCGATCGAGAACTTGGACTGCTAACTTCACCCCAGTTAGATTGGCGATCGTATCTCTGGCGTTATTTAGTACAAACTCCAACCGATTTTTCAGGCTTCGATCGACGGTTCATCGGACGAGGATTGTATCTCGAAACCTTGCAGGGGGAATCCGTTCAAGTGTATGTGGCAGTGGATACGAGTGGGTCGATCGATGAACTACAGCTAAGCTTATTTCTCAATGAAGTGTACGGAATTTTGAACTCGTATCCTCATTTGCTCTGTGAGCTTTACTATGTGGATGCAGATGCGTATGGACCCTACGAACTAAAGTTAGATGATTCTTTGCCGAGACCCCAAGGCGGCGGAGGAACTGATTTTGTACCGTTTTTTGAGAAAGTGAATGCTCGGTGGGATGGGCAATCTCAAGCCGTCTGTGTCTACCTCACGGATGGATATGGCAACTTTCCGCCCGAAGCTCCAGAACTTTCTGTGTTGTGGGTGGTGACTGCTGGAGGATTGGCATTAGAGCAGTTTCCCTTTGGTGAAGCGGTGCGCTTATTTTCGGCTTGATCAATCCTGCGATCGAATTCCAGAGTTGCAAGACAGCCAGCGGATTCAGGAGGTGCGGGACCAAATCGCTGAGCGATCGAGGGAACACCCACCGTTCAGTAGAAACTCTATCTCTGATCCACTTTCGGCTGACTAGATCTACTATCACAGTCCAGCAATGGATCAGAGTAGGCTGTTTGAACTAGATTTAATCTGATTAGGCTGGTTTTAATTTTTCATAAGCATTTGTAATGAGATTGAAAAGCGACGATCAACGATCGACAAGTCGTTAAACCATAGACAAACTGTAATAATCTAGATACTACGCGCAAATGGAAGGGAGTTCACGGATATGGCGAAAGCGGTTGGAATGGTCGAGGTGCGTGGATTGCCGCCCGCGTTGGCTGTTGCGGATGTGATGGTCAAAGCCGCACGAGTTACACTGGTCGAAATGGAAAAGGTGAGTGGCGCTTACGTCACGATCGTGGTTCGAGGCGATGTGTCCGAAGTAAAAATTTCCGTGGAAGCGGGATTGGAAGCCGCGAAGAAAATGCAGGCTTACAAAGAAGGCGATAAGCTCTTCCTGTCGTCTCACTACATTCCGCGCCCGAACGAAAATTTGATGGTGGTGTTACCGATCGAATACAGCGAACGCACGGAAGAATTTAACCAGGTCTGAGAAAGGATATACTCCAGTTTGGTTTTTCTTTCTGCGGTTCTGCAATGGCACTGGCACATCTAACACAGGCTGATCTCGATTCGTGGGTGGCTCAAGCCCGCCGATTCACGCTTCAAGGACGATTGCCAGACTATATTCCGCAATTAGCACAGGTTGATCCGCGATTGTTAGCAGTTCATGTGAGCGCGGATCAAAGCTTTGTGTCGGGTGATTTTGCTCAGCCGTTTGTCTTAATGAGCGTGATTAAGCCGTTCTTGCTGTTGTTCCTTTTAGAGCAGGTCGGGAGCGATCGCGTTTTTCAATACGTGAGAACGGAACCATCGGATCAGCCCTTTCATTCGATCGCACAATTGAAGAGCGATGACGGACATCCACGCAATCCAATGATTAACAGTGGTGCGATCGCGCTGACGGGATTAATGCCGAAAACATCAGGTTCTGAGCGATGTGAAGCATTTCGGAGATGGTTGAACGATCGCGCTCAAACTCGATTTGTTTTAGATGAGAAAGCTTTGAACTCGGTGCGATCGCTGCCGAATCAAACGAATCGTGCGATCGCGGATATTTTAGTGCAGCGAGAATTGCTCGATCGAGTGGATCTCGCGCTCGATACGTACAATCAGCTTTGTTGTCTATCGGGGACGATCGCGGATTTAGCTCAGTTGGGTTTGTTGCTGGCGAAACCGCAGGGAAAAATTTCTCCAGTTCATCAGCAAATGGTGTCGGCATTAATGCTGACTTGTGGACTGTATGAGGTTTCAGGACGATTCGCGGTGAGAGTGGGATTACCGATGAAATCTGGGGTAAGTGGGGCACTGTTGGCGATCGTTCCAAAGCAAGGCGCGATCGCCTGTTACAGTCCTGCGATCGATAAAGTAGGCAATTCGGTTGCTGGATTGTTTTTGGTGGAGAAACTGGCTCAAGAATTAGGATTAAGCGTGTTTCGCTAAAGGTTGTCTTGGAGTTGAGATTGCAACGATCGAGTTTTTTCCACCACAATTCCTGAATGTGCTGAACCGGATGTTTTATTGCTCCACAACAGCCATCGACTGCCATTCGGTAATGTGTTTAAGCTGTTCGGATTTTGAGTGAGCCAAACGATCGTTGCTTCGGGTAAAGGTTGCACTTTCGATTCTTCATTGGCTTGAATCTCCGCCAATGTTTCTAAAACGGGTTGTTGTCCTTGAATCAATCCGGTTCCTGCTGTCCAGAGTCGCATTGTTAATCTTTGTCGATCGCCATAAAAATATAAAGATGCCGCTGCACTAATCGCTTCTTCAAACGCTTCAGGTTCCCAATTTGCGGCACTGTCGATCGCAATGACAATTTCTTGCCCCGTTGTGAATGTTTCTAATTCTCGTACCCGTAATTCTCCGTAACGAGCACTACTGCGCCAATGAATCATCCGCATTGGATCACCCCAACGATACGGTCTCAGGGATCGAGTCATCCCTTCAGTTGCCGCTTTTGCGCGTTGAGATTGAAGCTGCATACTATTTTGCTGTCCGAGTTGATCAATCAAAGGGCAGCGTTGCAGCGGGAAAACCTTTGGATAAATCAGCGCGATCGCATTCACTGAAATGGTTTTACGACACCAAAATAATCCGAGTGGAGCCGCCGATCTCAGTTGAACTTCATGCCAGCGAAAAATGCCGCGTCGAGTGGCGGAATGCTGATAAACCCAGTAATAGGAATGAGTTGGATTAATCATCTCAATCACTCTCTGAGCGGGCGATCCGAGGACTGAAGAAATCCGATCTTCAGCTTGAATTAGGCTCTTTCGTTGACGAGTTGAATTCTGGATCAAAAGCTCGATCGTTAACGGTTCTCCAGCGCTAATCGGTTGGATGGGACGACGAGTGATCGTGAGTCCTTTCAAGGATTGGCGCGATAGAAAAGCAGCGATCGTCATCAGCGCAAAAACGATTCCACTCATGACGTACAGCCAGCCCGACATTGAATTGGTGGCGGCGAGGAAAAAGAAAATTCCCATTGCGCCAAGCAACCAACCGCTATAGGCAGGATTAATCCAATGAGATTCAAGCC
Coding sequences within it:
- a CDS encoding hypothetical protein (similar to AA sequence:cyanobase_aa:Ava_4378); translation: MAFLLSFQNVLEYLTQRDLCREDEKDQAKVELKQAKNFNLLVQLSDRKLLVKQEPHDRDGETIGEFQREWAIQELVRQFLQLDPLKGCISEGVYFDIENSIIVFRYLEHYRDLADFYYRENRFPIEVAQKIGKILATLHQLTFNQQNYRNYFTEHKLAGVASHLAEGIGRIEPEIFGLVPSDGLKFFALYQRYDSLGQAIAELSDSIQPICLSHHDVKLNNFLISTDWIKTDCQAETADPGVIRLIDWERADWGDPAFDLGSLVGSYLTIWLGSLITSKTISIDESLRMATTPLEGLQSSIAAVTIAYLETFPQILEQRPDFLKRVVQFAGLNLITVIQSTLQYQKSFGNNGICMLQVAKSLLCRPEASISTVFGMEQSDLLPTNSTLCNS
- a CDS encoding hypothetical protein (similar to AA sequence:cyanobase_aa:PCC7424_0422); protein product: MSQIKISALSPAGSELFQDAESFLQDLAPSDLQDVAGGLADVVGLSIVVHPVLSLQYYSGVVQTNVTVSVAIGFQTASILSIAH
- a CDS encoding hypothetical protein (similar to AA sequence:cyanobase_aa:Ava_4373), with product MPTIKIDHLQPAGAELFQDSESYLNELSSEDTRVVGGDAQVVFISVVTQTIGVNSQVTVSMGISLQSLSVVSVVRSLPRF
- a CDS encoding hypothetical protein (similar to AA sequence:cyanobase_aa:Ava_4376) produces the protein MASIKISELRPVGSELFQDSESFLNELNDRDLDIRGGGDVNISVLSQFTASIGISIKTASVVTVKTYNSPYSVFF
- a CDS encoding hypothetical protein (similar to AA sequence:cyanobase_aa:Ava_4376) is translated as MASIKISELRPVGSELFQDSESFLNELNDRDLDIRGGGDVNISVLSQYTASVGISIYTQSVVTVKTYNSPKTFFF
- a CDS encoding hypothetical protein (similar to AA sequence:cyanobase_aa:Ava_4376), producing MASIKISELRPVGSELFQDSESFLNELNDRDLDIRGGGDVNISVLSQYSYSYGISILTQSVVTVKTYNSPKSFFF
- a CDS encoding hypothetical protein (hypothetical protein FJSC11DRAFT_4325;~similar to AA sequence:cyanobase_aa:LBDG_00720) → MLIKVLFAIAGMMLLVIIALLITQAQSNADLEQTWKTLHSKSDSIEFFSKTMIADQPEPVQRYFLHAIAPGTALSSSVHLTMSGTIRLAPNQDWMPMQAEELLSMQGFIWKAKAGQGMMQMQGADYYTHGAGRMRFSLWGLIPVVNAQNSDVMRSAIGRWIGESFWLPSALLPSRGVSWSAIDDHTIQAMIKADNQSIALTFVIDDQGRLLQSSFLRWGNQTEDQQYTEIPFGGEYTAERSFGGYTIPSQMGAGWWIGTERYFEFFRTSIEQAEFE
- a CDS encoding hypothetical protein (similar to AA sequence:cyanobase_aa:slr7023) encodes the protein MFYLVYLLALLIVVWSLPTVIPIYLAFIYLVLRTIVRLALWIVDLFRFRFLRSDRWCYIHFDPVISQAKTTFSINIFTYQAIVLITLLILLLYILIARLWSTLHDIYAAKDPGTEPEQLRQIAEIGAKRCCRAIALNPNTPSDLLLQLGRRFPREVLNNPIFNLMLLEDPNLIETIPKPTLARLLLQSKISVGFIERSAALSDSTPEIATAIALHPKTPDEILHQLSNHSDPQVRKRAIRHLRDRLR
- a CDS encoding hypothetical protein (similar to AA sequence:cyanobase_aa:sll7029), with protein sequence MTPAELKTYLDRLVRQHLQISTMIWGAPGIGKSSIVSQVTKEHQIEFVDVRLSQLAPTDLRGLPVAEDGISKWYPPEFLPHTGKGILFLDEINMAPPAMQGMAQQLILDRRVGSYIVPDGWFVWAAGNRKEDRAAVFDMPAPLANRFLHLQVEPDFDSFKAYALETGVHEQIIAFLSYRPALLHKIDPQQPAWCSPRSWVMASALHQAKLSIAPAIGVGAEAEFLAFLALYQNLPDLVLILAGNGDRVSFPIEPSARFATAIGLTVRAIDATQAYNAFTWISRVATAEWVQLFAVDLFRVMRSRGQMGALAKLVQRDPQLQKFLKDFQQLIGL
- a CDS encoding hypothetical protein (similar to AA sequence:cyanobase_aa:Npun_F6009), with product MVQADPNRATLPSSAELPCSDDIPVDNENQNFIPNVLRFLLEFIWRDRMDWFYAVNMGVYHTTGVNPRVPIVPDAFLCLGVERRKQSLQGRGRSSYVTWEENYIPPILTLEVVSQTYGGEYDDKMQIYAGLGVLYYVIYNPEFWRRDQHQPFEVYKLINGSYQLQIGEPLWMPEVGLGLGRFRCETAPVNQEALSWFDGANTRYLLAEERLTQERQRAEQERQRAEQEQERAEQERQRAEQERQTRLNAASSLLSMGLSVEQVAEALSLSIDEVQSRSQS
- a CDS encoding leucine rich repeat variant (similar to AA sequence:cyanobase_aa:Cyan7425_4105), which gives rise to MSEFTNPGFEARFTLAQAETTPPEVLAKLAIDTHAKIRRAVALNPSTPIKSLLRLGKEFPNEIIENPIFFLLLLEDPESQFVRLSLARSTTTDEAKLIQLFEENDPDIRCAIAQNPNAPLSLLVRFVQESYQRYDDGSGTTEKVNRILRGFVQNPDTVASILEELAYLSDPELTQAVLQHPNVSETAIAIIQAMRGQRGIPSAILDQLVNHQHHYVRYVILAHPDLAPEHLLKLAEDTELYWDLLDRRETLPTLVIDRIAEKTFQILMSPAPALHAAEMIVLWIARHRNTSIALLQAFASNQPDYLYQHWGEQQFQNFRAAVARNSSTPTFVLRKLSRDLKAEVRDTAKTALRSRKLSES
- a CDS encoding hypothetical protein (similar to AA sequence:cyanobase_aa:sll7028) translates to MKSPFFATLALFARFIPDPNCPTAATDGKDVFFNETFLRSLPTAQQDGVFLHEVLHAALMHVLRRGVRDPELWNVAADIVVNGMIAAQGVFELPSGTLRDAKLEMLNVEEIYELLLKEVERRRCSMPDLREGSGNCDSLSQAQKAALENHWRNALQQATVMARSTKQGTLPAGIDRELGLLTSPQLDWRSYLWRYLVQTPTDFSGFDRRFIGRGLYLETLQGESVQVYVAVDTSGSIDELQLSLFLNEVYGILNSYPHLLCELYYVDADAYGPYELKLDDSLPRPQGGGGTDFVPFFEKVNARWDGQSQAVCVYLTDGYGNFPPEAPELSVLWVVTAGGLALEQFPFGEAVRLFSA